A single window of Athene noctua chromosome 1, bAthNoc1.hap1.1, whole genome shotgun sequence DNA harbors:
- the FAM98A gene encoding protein FAM98A: MEFELLESDVLESLEDLGYKGPLLDDGALAQAVSRGASSPEFTKLCAWLVSELRLFCKLEENVQATNSPDEAEEFQLEMSGLLAEMNCPYASLTSGDVTKRLHNQKNCLLLLTYLISELEAARMLCVNAPPKKAQEGGGSEVFQELKGICIALGMSKPPANITMFQFFSGIEKKLKETLAKVPPNHVGKPLLKKQLGPAHWEKIEAINQAIVNEYEVRRKLLVKRLDVTVQSFGWSDRAKSQTEKLAKVYQPKRALLSTKCTISIANLLAARQDLSKIMRTSSGSIREKTACAINKVLMGRVPDRGGRPNEIEPPPPEMPPWQKRPEAGPQQGGGRGGRGGYESSYGGRGGYDHGGHDRGGRGGYDSSYGGRGGHEQGSHDRGGRGGRGGYDHGGRGGGRGNKLQGGWTDGGGGGYQDGSYRESNYRDAGFQTGGYHGGGGGGGYQGGGYGGYQSSSYSGSGYQGGGGYQQDNRYQDGGSHSDRGGGGRGGGRGGRGGRGGRGGQGGGWGGRGGQNFNQGGQFEQHFQHGGYQYNQSGFGQGRHFTS, translated from the exons ATGGAGTTCGAGCTCCTGGAGAGCGACGTGTTGGAGTCGCTGGAGGATCTGGG TTACAAAGGTCCATTGTTAGATGACGGAGCACTGGCTCAGGCAGTCTCTCGTGGAGCCAGTTCCCCTGAATTCACCAAACTTTGTGCTTGGTTGGTATCTGAGTTACGGCTGTTTTGTAAACTAGAGGAAAATGTGCAGGCAACTAACA GTCCAGATGAAGCCGAAGAATTTCAACTTGAAATGAGTGGTTTGCTGGCTGAAATGAACTGTCCATATGCATCATTAACATCAGGAGATGTGACAAAACGCCTTCATAATCAGAAGAACTGTCTCTTGCTGCTTA CATACCTCATCTCAGAACTGGAAGCTGCCAGAATGCTGTGTGTGAACGCCCCTCCTAAAAAAGCACAGGAAGGAGGTGGCAGTGAAGTCTTTCAGGAGCTAAAAGGCATATGTATTGCTTTAGGCATGTCCAAGCCTCCAGCCAACATAACGATGTTCCAGTTCTTCAGtggaattgaaaaaaaa CTGAAGGAAACTCTAGCAAAGGTTCCACCTAATCATGTTGGAAAACCTTTATTGAAGAAACAACTGGGACCAGCTCACTGG gaaaaaattgAAGCAATTAATCAAGCCATAGTCAATGAATATGAAGTCCGAAGAAAACTGTTAGTCAAACGTTTGGATGTTACTGTGCAGTCCTTTGGCTGGTCAGATAGAGCTAAG AGTCAAACAGAAAAACTGGCTAAAGTCTACCAGCCAAAACGTGCCCTCTTATCTACTAAGTGCACTATTTCCATTGCAAATCTCTTGGCAGCTCGGCAGGATCTGTCAAAGATTATGAGAACAAGCAGTGGGTCCATCCGAGAGAAGACTGCATGTGCCATTAATAAG GTGCTAATGGGCAGAGTGCCTGACAGAGGAGGAAGGCCCAATGAAATTGAACCGCCACCCCCTGAGATGCCACCGTGGCAGAAAAGGCCAGAGGCTGGTCCACAACAAGGAggtggcagaggaggaagaggtggctaCGAATCCTCATATGGAGGGCGAGGAGGTTATGACCATGGGGGTCATGaccgaggaggaagaggaggctatGACTCATCATATGGAGGGCGAGGAGGTCATGAACAGGGAAGCCATGACCGAGGGGGACGAGGAGGACGTGGTGGTTATGATCATGGTGGcagaggaggtggaagaggaaaCAAGCTTCAAGGAGGTTGGACAGATGGTGGAGGTGGTGGCTACCAGGATGGCAGCTACAGGGAGAGCAACTACAGAGATGCAGGTTTTCAAACAGGCGGCTACCACGGTGGTGGTGGAGGCGGTGGCTACCAAGGAGGAGGCTATGGTGGCTACCAGTCATCTTCATATTCAGGAAGTGGCTACCAAGGGGGTGGTGGCTACCAGCAAGACAACAGATACCAAGATGGTGGGTCCCACAGTGACCGAGGTGGGGGTGGGCGTGGAGGAGGGAGGGGTGGCCGTGGCGGTCGTGGTGGCCGTGGAGGTCAAGGAGGAGGTTGGGGGGGCAGAGGTGGACAGAACTTTAATCAAGGGGGGCAGTTTGAGCAGCACTTCCAGCATGGAGGTTATCAGTATAATCAATCTGGCTTTGGACAAGGAAGACACTTCACAAGCTGA